Proteins from a genomic interval of Aspergillus flavus chromosome 7, complete sequence:
- a CDS encoding cellobiose response regulator: MPTYPIRRRPRECKTCLPCRASKVRCDRNVPCGNCVKRNFTCSYGRPPPTQPKPPLIPDPTFSAAASTVSTPQFPSGSAYISSSRDDAPISSYSAEPTSDDALSETVTISQFEWDEVNSKMRAMESILASLNSLFQTHAARKSIDPRSEPSVTEDGKSPAPQGIYNENTMKTGSIHIGAKSALIDILDRSKGSDGTAAALPREDLLAELAMENEAASYPFVDLWSSDPYTFNIAGVCGVLPDDEQCRRFLRFYRDIGSVLYPVLPDVSKLEHDTNQLLHNRQKVGGTYRPDVNGLVKPFGMSLPFLSLLFAVLASGCQLSDLPLKERELTSWVYVSCSYQCLRMINYVSQPTVEVIQILLIISNVLSYNMNAGASYTLLGMTERMCMSLGLHVETPGFSQNVTASRRRVWWAMAFQNSHFSLAYDRPSITMVSQPEIPYDRKSMPGHRSYFESLCRIISVVLEMLRGLMLSHHSHLRYHEIREYKQRIERILADTTPHLRYRERCVTLAEHIERTELRLHSSYYISVMCRVSLDPDAPLDDQRRAVVREDCITNLMNTIEAFIELHSLHSHCSRSWVSLQRTIASAFLLVANNNDHIHPRTWELIEKLEAVIAEHVTGDGNVNHNTRTDSARHLASSLRALREVSAAFYSRKKKKKKQASALAPEAISPKTVLTSPASVAATASSPYAARYSVSSSEDGHIDNILNQVSDVMLFPTLNMGTS; encoded by the exons ATGCCTACATATCCGATCCGACGCCGGCCTCGCGAGTGCAAAACTTGTCTACCATGTCGCGCCAGTAAGGTTCGTTGCGATCGCAACGTCCCGTGCGGGAATTGCGTCAAACGTAACTTTACTTGTTCTTACGGTCGTCCGCCGCCAACTCAACCTAAACCGCCGCTCATTCCAGATCCTACCTTTTCAGCTGCTGCCTCCACTGTATCTACACCTCAATTTCCTTCGGGTTCAGCCTATATATCTTCTAGTCGAGACGATGCCCCCATTTCCTCCTACAGCGCAGAGCCGACCTCGGATGATGCTCTGTCGGAAACCGTGACGATTTCTCAATTTGAATGGGATGAGGTGAATTCCAAGATGCGCGCGATGGAGTCAATATTGGCTAGTCTGAACTCGCTTTTTCAGACCCATGCAGCGAGGAAATCCATTGACCCTCGGTCCGAGCCGTCGGTGACTGAAGACGGCAAATCTCCGGCACCTCAAGGGATCTATAACGAGAACACGATGAAAACCGGCTCCATTCACATTGGCGCAAAATCCGCATTAATAGATATCCTGGATAGATCAAAAGGCTCGGATGGTACGGCGGCTGCGTTGCCGAGGGAAGACTTGCTGGCGGAATTGGCGATGGAAAATGAGGCCGCCTCATATCCTTTCGTCGATCTTTGGTCGTCTGATCCTTACACTTTCAACATCGCCGGGGTCTGTGGCGTACTGCCGGATGACGAACAATGTCGCAG GTTTCTTCGCTTTTACAGGGACATCGGCTCAGTACTATATCCCGTACTTCCAGACGTTTCCAAATTAGAACACGACACAAATCAACTCTTGCATAATCGGCAGAAGGTAGGAGGAACATATCGACCGGATGTGAACGGCCTAGTCAAACCGTTTGGCATGAGCTTGCCTTTCCTTAGCCTTCTCTTTGCTGTTTTAGCTTCGGGTTGCCAATTATCCGACTTGCCGTTAAAGGAACGGGAGTTGACGTCGTGGGTGTATG TCTCGTGTTCTTACCAGTGCTTGCGCATGATCAACTATGTTTCGCAGCCAACGGTAGAAGTAATCCAAATTCTGCTAATCATCAGCAATGTGCTATCTTATAATATGAACGCTGGTGCTTCTTATACCTTACTCG GGATGACAGAGCGGATGTGTATGAGTCTCGGGCTTCATGTTGAGACACCGGGATTCTCGCAAAACGTCACAGCGTCTCGGAGAAGAGTATG GTGGGCAATGGCTTTCCAGAATAGTCATTTCTCCTTAGCTTACGACCGACCGTCCATCACTATGGTAAGCCAGCCGGAAATTCCCTATGACAGGAAATCAATGCCCGGCCATCGCTCCTACTTCGAAAGCCTCTGCCGTATTATTTCTGTGGTGCTGGAGATGCTGCGGGGACTTATGTTGTCGCACCATTCTCATCTGCGGTACCATGAAATCCGCGAGTATAAACAGCGAATAGAGCGCATTCTTGCAGATACTACCCCTCATTTGCGTTATCGGGAACGCTGCGTCACATTGGCTGAACATATTGAGCGGACGGAGTTGCGGCTACACTCATCTTACTATATCTCAGTTATGTGTCGAGTATCCTTGGACCCAGACGCACCGCTGGATGACCAGCGACGGGCGGTGGTCCGAGAGGACTGTATAACCAATCTCATGAACACGATTGAAGCTTTCATTGAGCTGCATTCACTTCATTCCCATTGCTCGCGTAGCTGGGTCAGTCTCCAGCGGACCATCGCATCCGCGTTCCTGCTGGTTGCCAACAACAACGACCATATTCACCCACGGACGTGGGAGTTGATTGAGAAATTAGAGGCCGTCATCGCCGAGCATGTGactggagatggaaatgTAAACCACAACACCCGGACAGATTCGGCCAGGCATTTGGCATCGTCTCTCCGCGCTCTCCGGGAAGTGAGTGCTGCGTTCTATtctaggaagaagaagaagaagaagcaggcATCAGCCCTAGCCCCGGAAGCTATTTCCCCGAAAACCGTGCTCACCTCACCCGCTTCGGTAGCTGCCACCGCCTCATCGCCTTATGCTGCCAGATACAGTGTCAGTTCCTCCGAGGACGGACATATTGACAACATCCTAAATCAGGTGTCGGATGTGATGTTGTTCCCTACCCTGAACATGGGCACTTCATGA